The Anaerolineales bacterium genome has a window encoding:
- the nuoK gene encoding NADH-quinone oxidoreductase subunit NuoK — MIPLSWYIIFAAALFCVGLYGALARRNALAILMGIELMLNATNINLVAFWRYGTLAIRGQVFALIVFAVAAAEAAVGLALIISIYRCARRSPSKIST, encoded by the coding sequence ATGATCCCCTTGTCCTGGTACATCATCTTCGCTGCGGCTTTATTTTGTGTGGGTTTGTACGGCGCACTGGCTCGCCGGAATGCGCTGGCAATCTTGATGGGCATCGAATTGATGCTGAACGCCACGAATATCAACCTGGTTGCTTTTTGGCGCTACGGCACCCTGGCCATCCGCGGCCAGGTTTTTGCGCTGATCGTGTTCGCAGTCGCGGCGGCCGAGGCCGCCGTCGGCCTGGCGTTGATCATTTCGATCTACCGGTGCGCACGACGGTCGCCGTCGAAGATATCGACATGA
- a CDS encoding NADH-quinone oxidoreductase subunit J, which produces MTSLQLVFLLIAAGTLFAALMVVLSKHLVHAALWLILVLAGIAVLFVLLDAGFLAVVQVAVYIDAIAILIIIVVMLTQRAMGATKMHVNRNWGLALLAAVVLFAGLLALFNQIPALQSQAPPFALDAEIFLDDLGLSLVDADRFIIPFEVASVLLLAALIGSIMIAWPRGSASEEEREA; this is translated from the coding sequence ATGACCTCCCTTCAATTGGTATTTCTGCTGATCGCGGCCGGCACGCTGTTCGCAGCGCTGATGGTGGTCCTCAGCAAACATCTGGTACACGCTGCGCTGTGGCTCATCCTCGTCCTGGCCGGAATCGCCGTGCTGTTCGTGCTCTTGGATGCCGGATTCCTGGCCGTCGTGCAGGTGGCCGTATACATCGATGCGATCGCCATCCTCATCATCATCGTCGTGATGCTGACGCAGCGCGCTATGGGCGCGACGAAAATGCACGTCAATCGAAATTGGGGGTTGGCGCTGTTGGCCGCCGTCGTGCTCTTCGCGGGTTTGTTGGCGCTTTTCAACCAGATACCGGCGCTGCAGTCGCAGGCGCCCCCGTTTGCGCTGGACGCCGAGATCTTCCTGGACGATCTGGGGCTCTCCCTCGTCGACGCCGACCGCTTCATCATACCGTTCGAGGTCGCTTCGGTTTTACTGCTTGCTGCACTCATCGGTTCGATCATGATCGCCTGGCCGCGGGGTTCTGCGTCTGAGGAGGAGCGTGAGGCATGA